One stretch of Roseovarius mucosus DNA includes these proteins:
- a CDS encoding aspartate/glutamate racemase family protein, with protein MKLAYINPNATVGMTTGVVTAARKALPEADIFGLTNTSGPVAIQGKADGDAAVPGLLSLLPVARAQGAQAIVIACFDDTGLNEARARAGCPVLGIGQASYVMAQLLGLRFSVITSMAISVPVIEENIREQGFAGICASVRASGLPVLTIDEGAPETIDRIAAEIESARLEDAATCAVLGCAGMAPLQGALAARTSLRLIDGVSASALLAKAVVTGIGP; from the coding sequence GTGAAGCTTGCCTATATCAACCCCAATGCAACGGTCGGCATGACAACAGGGGTCGTCACCGCCGCGCGCAAGGCCTTGCCAGAGGCGGACATCTTTGGCCTGACCAATACAAGCGGTCCTGTGGCCATTCAGGGCAAGGCGGATGGGGACGCGGCGGTGCCCGGTCTTTTGTCCCTTTTACCCGTCGCACGGGCGCAAGGCGCGCAGGCAATTGTAATCGCCTGTTTCGACGATACAGGCCTCAATGAGGCGCGCGCGCGCGCCGGTTGCCCGGTTTTGGGTATCGGACAGGCCAGCTATGTGATGGCGCAGTTGCTAGGTCTGCGGTTCTCGGTCATCACGTCTATGGCCATTTCTGTCCCCGTGATCGAAGAGAATATCCGCGAGCAGGGCTTTGCCGGGATTTGCGCCTCTGTGCGGGCAAGCGGCCTGCCGGTGCTGACCATCGACGAGGGCGCACCAGAGACCATCGACCGCATCGCCGCCGAAATCGAGAGCGCCCGCCTTGAAGATGCTGCCACCTGCGCCGTGCTGGGTTGCGCCGGAATGGCCCCGCTGCAAGGGGCGTTGGCGGCACGGACAAGTTTACGCCTGATCGACGGCGTTTCAGCATCTGCCCTGTTGGCCAAGGCGGTCGTCACCGGCATTGGCCCATAG
- a CDS encoding ABC transporter permease, whose product MERRPRSFYVLAAFFGLFVLFLYGPILTISILSFQGPQGGLTFPMNGASLHWFRDLFEQQAVGDIWGAFRRSLVLGLVVMVTTVVVSVMAGLAFRKRFAGSGLLFYATVTALVIPSILISLGVGLIFTQLGLKIHWATSGFGAQLTWTLPFGLLIMFAVFNRFDKSYEEAARDQGATAWQTLRYVVLPIIGPSLIGVALFGFTLSYDEFARTLLTAGSYNTLPLEIFGMTTNVTTPVIYALGTLTTVFSFAIIAAFLMGAWIMGKRRARLGSDAGLGL is encoded by the coding sequence ATGGAACGCAGGCCGCGCTCGTTTTACGTCTTGGCCGCCTTTTTTGGCCTATTCGTACTGTTTCTCTATGGTCCGATCCTGACCATCAGCATCCTGAGTTTTCAGGGGCCGCAAGGGGGGCTGACCTTTCCCATGAACGGCGCGTCACTGCACTGGTTCCGCGACCTGTTCGAGCAGCAGGCGGTGGGCGACATCTGGGGCGCATTCCGCCGCAGCTTGGTGCTTGGGCTGGTCGTGATGGTCACGACCGTGGTGGTTTCGGTCATGGCTGGACTGGCCTTTCGCAAGCGGTTTGCCGGATCTGGCCTTTTGTTTTACGCCACAGTCACCGCGCTGGTGATCCCGTCGATCCTGATTTCCCTAGGGGTGGGCCTCATCTTTACCCAGTTGGGCCTAAAGATACATTGGGCAACCTCGGGCTTTGGCGCACAACTGACGTGGACGCTTCCCTTTGGGTTGCTGATCATGTTCGCCGTTTTTAACCGCTTTGACAAAAGCTATGAAGAAGCCGCCCGCGATCAAGGGGCCACCGCGTGGCAGACCCTGCGCTATGTGGTTCTGCCGATCATTGGGCCTTCGCTGATCGGGGTGGCACTCTTTGGCTTTACCCTGAGCTATGATGAGTTCGCCCGCACCCTGCTGACGGCTGGCAGCTACAACACCCTGCCTCTGGAGATCTTTGGGATGACGACGAATGTCACCACGCCGGTGATCTACGCGCTTGGCACACTCACCACGGTTTTTTCCTTTGCAATCATCGCAGCCTTTTTGATGGGCGCGTGGATCATGGGCAAGCGGCGCGCACGTCTTGGTTCGGATGCGGGGCTCGGATTGTGA
- a CDS encoding ABC transporter permease, which translates to MTTNRHILGWLQAAPLAVVLLAFLIAPIVMIVVVSFWGATEFSIYPAFQFDNYEFLFGSPVTYQVFGATLKYALITWALTLTIGFTVAYFLAFHIRSLTMQVALFLVCTIPFWTSNIIRMISWIPFLGRNGLANQTLMSWGVIDEPLEWLLYSDFAVILAFVHLYTLFMVVPIFNTMMRIDKSLLEAARDNGANGLQTLLHVILPLTKPGIMIGTIFVVTLVMGDFVTVRFMSGSQSANVGRLISNDIALLQYPSAAATAVVLLCTVLIVIAILLRFVNIRKEL; encoded by the coding sequence ATGACGACCAACCGTCATATTCTGGGCTGGTTACAAGCGGCACCTCTGGCTGTGGTGCTGCTCGCGTTTCTGATCGCACCCATTGTGATGATCGTTGTCGTCAGCTTTTGGGGCGCGACCGAGTTTTCGATTTATCCCGCATTCCAGTTCGACAATTACGAGTTTCTGTTTGGCTCGCCCGTGACCTATCAGGTGTTTGGCGCAACACTGAAATATGCGCTGATCACGTGGGCGCTGACGCTCACCATAGGGTTCACAGTTGCCTATTTTCTGGCCTTTCACATTCGCAGCCTGACGATGCAGGTGGCACTCTTTCTGGTCTGCACGATCCCGTTCTGGACATCTAATATCATCCGTATGATTTCCTGGATTCCGTTTTTGGGCCGCAATGGTCTTGCCAATCAGACGTTGATGTCTTGGGGTGTGATCGACGAACCGCTGGAATGGCTGCTCTATTCCGATTTCGCGGTGATCCTTGCCTTTGTGCATCTCTACACGCTTTTCATGGTGGTTCCGATTTTCAACACCATGATGCGGATCGACAAATCCCTGCTTGAGGCGGCGCGCGACAATGGCGCGAACGGCTTGCAGACTTTGCTACACGTCATCCTGCCGCTCACCAAACCCGGCATAATGATCGGAACCATTTTTGTCGTGACATTGGTGATGGGCGATTTTGTCACCGTTCGGTTCATGTCCGGAAGTCAGAGCGCCAATGTGGGGCGTTTGATTTCCAACGATATTGCCCTTTTGCAATACCCATCCGCAGCCGCGACCGCCGTTGTGCTGCTCTGCACCGTCCTGATCGTGATTGCGATCCTGCTGCGGTTTGTGAACATTCGCAAGGAACTCTGA